One Chlorobaculum limnaeum genomic window carries:
- a CDS encoding acyl carrier protein has product MSNEERLKKIFIKSLGVPSDIVNDQLQYNTIPEWDSIAHMVLVAALEIEFNIMMDTDDIIDLSSVKKAKEILQKYEVIFS; this is encoded by the coding sequence ATGAGCAATGAAGAACGTTTAAAAAAAATATTTATAAAATCTCTTGGAGTGCCTTCAGACATCGTAAATGATCAGCTTCAATATAACACGATACCTGAGTGGGATTCCATCGCTCACATGGTTCTTGTCGCTGCACTGGAAATCGAATTCAATATTATGATGGATACTGATGATATTATCGATTTGAGTTCAGTAAAAAAAGCAAAAGAGATTCTTCAGAAATATGAGGTCATTTTTTCATGA
- a CDS encoding glycosyltransferase family 4 protein → MYFTQLRILLLTQWFDPEPAIKGVIFAKELVGQGFNVEVVTGFPNYPGGKLYPGYKIEWIRREVIDGVKVTRLPLYPSHNQNALARLLNYVSFSVSAFLYGVLMAKRPDVIYAYHPPLTVGIAASLIRLFKRIPVVYDIQDIWPDSLRATGMVLNYHVLDIVGRICKMVYRSADHIVVLSPGFKQLLIDRGVPARKIDVIYNWCDQAAMSNPRCIAPNEFPVSDRFTIVFAGNMGKAQALDAVLDAAEIVRKKTSNICFVFIGGGVEVEHLKSIAHAKKLHNVRFLQAVPMAEIGGVLEKADVLLVHLRKDPLFVATIPSKTQAYMAVGKPLLMAVDGDAAQLVKDADCGVIAESENPESIADAAIKLYSISSSERSAMGDRGRKYYESYLSLSAGVDKIANVFKTIAV, encoded by the coding sequence TTGTATTTTACTCAATTGCGTATATTATTGCTAACCCAGTGGTTTGATCCTGAACCTGCAATAAAGGGAGTGATTTTCGCAAAAGAACTGGTCGGGCAAGGTTTTAATGTCGAAGTGGTTACAGGCTTTCCGAATTATCCCGGAGGCAAGCTGTATCCTGGTTACAAAATAGAATGGATACGCCGAGAAGTTATTGATGGCGTTAAGGTCACTCGTCTTCCCCTTTATCCAAGCCATAATCAGAACGCTTTAGCACGACTTTTAAATTATGTAAGTTTTTCGGTTTCTGCCTTTCTTTATGGTGTTTTAATGGCAAAGCGGCCCGATGTTATTTATGCTTATCATCCGCCTCTTACTGTTGGCATAGCAGCTTCTCTCATTCGTCTGTTCAAGAGAATTCCTGTTGTCTATGATATTCAGGACATATGGCCAGATTCTCTGCGAGCAACGGGTATGGTTTTGAATTACCATGTGCTGGATATCGTTGGCAGAATATGTAAAATGGTTTATCGATCAGCCGATCATATTGTAGTACTTTCTCCGGGGTTTAAGCAGTTGCTTATCGATCGCGGCGTACCAGCCCGAAAGATAGATGTTATTTACAACTGGTGCGATCAAGCAGCGATGAGTAATCCCCGTTGTATCGCACCAAATGAATTTCCAGTTTCAGACAGGTTTACCATTGTTTTTGCTGGCAATATGGGAAAAGCCCAAGCACTTGATGCTGTGCTTGATGCTGCTGAGATTGTTCGGAAAAAGACTTCTAATATCTGTTTTGTGTTTATCGGTGGAGGGGTTGAGGTTGAGCATCTGAAAAGTATTGCACATGCAAAGAAACTGCATAATGTGCGTTTTCTACAGGCGGTGCCAATGGCTGAAATTGGAGGAGTTCTCGAAAAGGCTGATGTACTACTGGTTCATCTCAGAAAAGACCCTTTGTTTGTCGCTACAATACCATCAAAGACTCAGGCCTATATGGCGGTAGGTAAACCACTGCTAATGGCTGTTGATGGGGATGCTGCACAACTGGTGAAAGATGCAGATTGCGGAGTTATCGCTGAATCTGAAAATCCAGAATCGATCGCAGATGCAGCTATTAAGCTCTATTCAATAAGCTCATCAGAAAGATCCGCTATGGGGGATCGTGGCAGAAAATATTATGAGTCATATTTATCGCTTAGTGCTGGGGTTGATAAAATTGCAAATGTTTTTAAAACGATAGCAGTATGA
- a CDS encoding acyl-protein synthetase, which yields MVLDLSYLDWPVYQLSKSRKQQLLTNRLKALTQYHSDHCKEYASFLKAYSVDVGSIASLEEIPFFPVRLFKNYALRSVPEREVFKVLTSSGTTEQTLSRIYLDRTTATAQTKVLVRIMQSFLGKMRMPMLIVDHPGVIRNRHSFSARGAGILGVSNFGRNHTYVLKDESMELDMELIETFLDRHRNEKIFVFGFTFMVWKYLVQRLEHMGKSITIPDAILFHSGGWKKLHDEAVDNQTFKNCLQRVTGIQSVHDFYGMVEQVGSIYMECEHGFLHAPSCSDILIRDPRNWSVCGDNQPGVVQVLSAIPTSYPGHSLLTEDIGTLHGEDDCACGRSGKYFTIQGRLKRAELRGCSNTHVADLQQP from the coding sequence ATCGTGCTCGATCTGTCATATCTTGATTGGCCTGTTTATCAGCTTTCAAAAAGCAGGAAGCAGCAGTTGCTGACCAACCGTCTTAAAGCGCTGACACAATATCACTCCGATCATTGCAAAGAGTATGCATCATTTCTGAAAGCTTATAGCGTCGATGTCGGGTCGATAGCCTCGCTGGAAGAGATTCCTTTTTTCCCGGTACGTCTGTTCAAAAACTACGCTTTGCGTTCGGTACCTGAACGCGAGGTGTTCAAGGTGCTCACCTCGTCCGGCACGACCGAGCAAACCCTTTCGAGAATCTATCTCGACCGCACCACGGCGACGGCGCAAACAAAGGTGTTGGTACGTATCATGCAGTCCTTTCTTGGTAAAATGCGTATGCCGATGCTGATAGTCGATCACCCCGGAGTTATCAGGAATCGCCACTCTTTTTCGGCCAGAGGTGCGGGCATTCTCGGAGTTTCGAATTTCGGCAGAAACCATACCTATGTGCTCAAAGACGAAAGCATGGAGCTGGATATGGAGCTGATCGAGACTTTTCTGGACAGGCACAGGAATGAAAAAATCTTCGTGTTTGGCTTTACCTTCATGGTCTGGAAATACCTGGTGCAGAGGCTGGAGCATATGGGGAAAAGTATCACCATTCCGGATGCTATTCTTTTTCACAGCGGGGGCTGGAAAAAACTGCATGACGAAGCGGTCGATAACCAGACCTTCAAGAACTGCTTGCAGCGTGTTACCGGTATTCAGTCGGTTCATGATTTTTATGGGATGGTCGAGCAGGTTGGCTCAATTTATATGGAGTGTGAGCACGGGTTTCTCCACGCACCCTCCTGTTCGGACATCCTGATCCGCGATCCTCGCAACTGGAGTGTCTGCGGCGACAACCAGCCTGGCGTCGTGCAGGTGCTCTCAGCCATCCCGACCAGCTACCCGGGCCACAGTCTGCTGACCGAAGACATCGGTACCCTTCACGGCGAGGACGATTGCGCGTGCGGGCGTTCGGGAAAGTATTTCACGATTCAAGGGCGACTCAAACGCGCGGAACTCCGCGGTTGCAGCAACACGCATGTGGCAGACCTTCAGCAACCATGA
- a CDS encoding AMP-binding protein, with translation MSFFWYTCEQFKHATAVRLADGSGIAYQELIQRADRIVDTIPQGSLVALECENTPECVAAYLGCLRKGVVPVLIDAALESGLRDSLYARYSPVAVWRRLPENDEFAWRATGCASPLLHPDLALLLSTSGTTGSPRLARLSRRNLQANAESIVSYLGINDYDRAITSLPMHYSYGLSIINTHLLAGATILVTVDSVMARSFWQFMGNAKATSFAGVPAMYEMLNRLRIDTMELPALRTMTQAGGRLSPENVMWFAEYSRQRMIEFYVMYGQTEATARMSYLPVERLLDKPSSIGVAIPGGEFSLHDAHGALIDQANEVGELVYRGPNVMMGYADTAEDLSRGDDLCGVLATGDLAKRDAEGFYTIVGRLKRFIKIHGNRISLDDVERRIQQRGITAYATSHDDKLIIALEAGCKTPSELAAMIMKEYKLHYSVVHVVACREVPLTSSGKVSYPELLDTITSGREDI, from the coding sequence ATGAGCTTTTTCTGGTATACGTGTGAACAATTCAAGCACGCTACGGCTGTTCGGTTGGCTGACGGGTCAGGCATTGCATATCAGGAGTTGATTCAAAGAGCAGACAGGATAGTTGATACGATACCTCAGGGTAGCCTTGTTGCTCTGGAGTGCGAAAACACGCCAGAATGTGTTGCAGCATATCTTGGGTGCTTGCGTAAAGGTGTCGTTCCGGTGCTGATCGATGCCGCGCTTGAATCCGGACTACGGGATTCGTTATATGCACGGTATTCGCCAGTCGCCGTCTGGAGACGTCTGCCGGAGAATGACGAGTTTGCATGGAGAGCGACAGGGTGTGCATCTCCGCTACTCCATCCGGATCTTGCGCTGTTGCTCTCTACCTCAGGTACCACGGGTTCGCCCAGACTGGCTCGTCTCAGCCGCCGGAACCTGCAAGCAAATGCTGAATCCATTGTCAGTTATCTTGGTATCAATGACTACGACCGCGCCATCACATCTCTGCCGATGCACTATTCGTATGGCCTGTCGATTATCAATACGCATCTTCTGGCTGGGGCAACGATACTTGTAACTGTCGATTCTGTGATGGCGCGAAGTTTCTGGCAGTTCATGGGGAATGCGAAGGCGACCAGTTTTGCGGGCGTTCCCGCCATGTACGAGATGCTGAATCGCTTGCGGATTGATACAATGGAGTTGCCAGCGCTACGTACCATGACGCAGGCAGGCGGACGACTATCGCCTGAAAATGTCATGTGGTTTGCAGAATATTCCAGGCAAAGAATGATCGAATTCTATGTGATGTACGGGCAGACCGAAGCCACGGCCCGCATGTCATATCTTCCCGTCGAGCGTTTGCTTGACAAGCCGTCAAGCATTGGCGTTGCCATTCCTGGAGGCGAATTTTCACTGCATGACGCGCACGGCGCACTCATCGATCAGGCAAACGAAGTTGGCGAGTTGGTGTATCGCGGACCGAATGTAATGATGGGGTACGCAGACACCGCCGAAGATTTGTCGCGTGGCGACGATCTTTGCGGTGTGCTGGCGACCGGTGATCTTGCCAAACGGGATGCAGAAGGATTTTACACCATTGTCGGGCGCTTGAAGCGCTTCATTAAAATACACGGGAACCGCATCAGTCTCGACGACGTCGAGCGCCGGATTCAGCAGCGAGGCATCACTGCATATGCGACCAGTCATGACGACAAACTGATCATTGCGCTCGAAGCTGGCTGCAAAACCCCGAGCGAACTTGCCGCCATGATCATGAAAGAATACAAACTGCATTATTCGGTCGTCCATGTGGTCGCTTGCCGAGAGGTGCCGTTAACCTCATCAGGGAAAGTCAGCTATCCGGAACTTCTCGATACCATAACATCTGGTCGTGAGGATATCTGA
- a CDS encoding sugar transferase, whose amino-acid sequence MNVKRIFDFITSLLGLILLSPVLLIISIAIKIDSRGPIFFRQIRVGQYNKQFLILKFRTMVIDAEKIGAQISSGNDPRITMVGRFLRKYKLDEFPQLINVAKGEMSIVGPRPEVPHFVAAYECDYREILKMKPGITDYASIEYKDENELLSVEDDPERKYIEEIMPIKISYYYRYLEEQSFKTDMILILKTIIKIIGL is encoded by the coding sequence GTGAATGTTAAACGTATTTTTGACTTTATTACATCGTTATTAGGGCTGATTTTACTATCACCAGTTCTTTTAATCATTTCGATTGCGATCAAAATCGATTCTCGTGGGCCCATATTTTTTAGGCAAATCCGTGTTGGACAGTACAACAAGCAGTTTTTGATTCTCAAGTTTCGGACAATGGTTATTGATGCCGAGAAGATTGGGGCTCAGATAAGTTCAGGAAATGACCCGCGAATAACGATGGTTGGTAGGTTTTTGAGAAAATATAAGCTTGATGAATTTCCGCAGTTGATCAATGTTGCAAAAGGAGAAATGAGTATCGTAGGCCCACGCCCTGAAGTTCCTCATTTTGTAGCAGCTTATGAATGTGATTATCGAGAAATTCTTAAGATGAAACCTGGAATAACTGATTATGCATCAATTGAGTATAAAGATGAAAATGAACTCTTAAGTGTTGAAGATGATCCAGAGAGAAAATATATTGAAGAAATTATGCCTATTAAGATTAGTTATTATTACAGATATTTGGAAGAGCAGAGCTTTAAGACAGATATGATATTGATTTTAAAAACGATAATAAAAATTATTGGTTTATGA
- a CDS encoding SDR family NAD(P)-dependent oxidoreductase, producing MLEKKIVFVTGATRGIGFASAKVFARAGAIVLLGGRDSQKLKEAIDAIRIELPEARLFPILCDVADEKSVKAAYQKIFSTYKRLDVLLANAGVLHDALIGMVTTAQIQEVFGVNTFGVLYCSQYASRLMAKSGGGSIIIVSSIIGTNGNVGQAVYGGSKAAVIGIAKSLAKELAEQNIRVNAITPGFIDTDMARSLSDEKFSERIASIKMGRIGKPEEVANVALFLASDLSSYVTGQVIGVDGGMLI from the coding sequence ATGCTTGAAAAGAAGATAGTCTTTGTCACCGGAGCGACGCGAGGTATCGGCTTCGCATCAGCAAAAGTTTTTGCTCGCGCCGGAGCCATTGTGCTTCTTGGGGGACGAGATTCTCAAAAGTTAAAAGAGGCGATTGATGCGATAAGAATCGAGCTGCCAGAGGCTCGACTTTTTCCGATTCTTTGCGATGTGGCCGATGAGAAAAGCGTCAAGGCTGCATATCAGAAAATATTCAGCACTTACAAGCGTCTTGATGTTTTACTTGCCAACGCCGGGGTTCTGCATGATGCGCTGATCGGAATGGTGACGACTGCGCAGATTCAGGAAGTTTTTGGCGTGAATACTTTTGGCGTACTTTACTGTTCGCAGTACGCCAGCCGTTTGATGGCAAAGAGTGGCGGAGGAAGCATCATCATTGTATCATCTATTATCGGCACTAATGGCAACGTCGGCCAGGCAGTGTATGGAGGCAGCAAGGCTGCGGTTATCGGCATTGCGAAATCGCTTGCCAAAGAGTTAGCGGAGCAGAATATTCGCGTCAATGCTATCACGCCGGGTTTCATCGATACCGACATGGCGCGTTCTCTGTCGGACGAAAAATTCAGCGAGCGGATTGCTTCTATTAAAATGGGGCGTATCGGCAAACCGGAAGAGGTTGCCAATGTCGCTCTGTTTCTTGCAAGCGATCTTTCAAGTTACGTCACTGGCCAGGTTATTGGCGTCGATGGCGGGATGCTCATATGA
- a CDS encoding sugar transferase, with protein MLKRAFDLFLTIPAILFLLPIIALIALLLKIFHGSPIIFEQVRPGLHGKAFTMYKFRTMANARDVEGNLLPDSERLTSFGRFLRATSIDELPELINVIKGEMSLVGPRPLLMDYIPLYSLEQKRRHEVKPGITGWAQINGRNTISWDDKFRLDVWYVDNWSLWLDIKILAITIRNVWLRKGINQQGQATAEAFKGN; from the coding sequence ATGCTTAAACGTGCATTCGATCTTTTTCTCACTATCCCAGCTATTCTTTTTTTACTACCGATTATAGCGCTTATTGCTTTGCTTCTCAAGATATTTCATGGTAGCCCGATTATTTTTGAACAGGTTAGGCCAGGTCTGCATGGAAAAGCTTTTACAATGTACAAGTTCAGGACAATGGCTAATGCGCGTGATGTTGAAGGAAACCTGTTGCCCGATTCAGAACGTCTTACCTCTTTTGGGAGGTTTCTCCGCGCTACAAGTATCGATGAATTGCCGGAATTGATAAACGTGATCAAGGGAGAGATGAGCCTTGTAGGGCCCCGGCCCCTATTGATGGACTATATTCCACTCTATTCATTAGAACAGAAGCGTCGCCATGAAGTAAAGCCGGGGATAACTGGCTGGGCTCAGATTAACGGACGCAATACAATCAGTTGGGATGATAAGTTCAGGCTGGATGTGTGGTATGTAGATAACTGGTCATTGTGGCTCGACATCAAGATACTTGCCATAACGATTCGTAATGTGTGGTTGCGTAAAGGAATCAATCAGCAGGGCCAGGCAACGGCTGAAGCATTCAAGGGAAACTAA
- a CDS encoding acetyltransferase gives MKSIVIAGGGGFGYEVAEYIRQDISHGLLRDAELNGVIDDEEDASCRSPLPLPYLGTITSYKPGPKDFVVLAIGQPSKKRNVVKQLRSVGCSFMTYVHSSVYVSMSAKIGEGVVICPFSVVNSGAVLENFVTINLYCSIAHGAVVGQFSVLSPYSALNGDSSIGDECILGTRATVFPRTKTGNHCIVDSHSYVKFSTSDNSIITNRGKYTVIKNRLIK, from the coding sequence ATGAAATCTATTGTGATTGCCGGAGGCGGTGGGTTTGGTTACGAAGTTGCAGAATATATAAGACAGGATATATCACACGGTTTGTTACGCGATGCTGAATTGAATGGCGTGATTGATGACGAGGAAGACGCATCATGTCGTTCACCTCTTCCGCTTCCATATCTTGGTACCATCACATCATACAAGCCAGGGCCCAAAGACTTTGTCGTATTGGCAATCGGACAGCCTTCAAAAAAAAGAAATGTTGTAAAACAATTACGGTCTGTCGGATGTTCTTTTATGACTTATGTGCATTCGAGTGTTTATGTCTCGATGAGTGCTAAAATTGGAGAAGGAGTTGTTATTTGTCCATTCTCTGTTGTGAATAGCGGTGCAGTATTGGAAAATTTTGTGACTATTAATTTGTACTGCAGTATAGCGCATGGCGCTGTGGTTGGTCAATTTTCTGTGTTATCTCCATATAGTGCGCTGAATGGCGATTCAAGTATTGGTGATGAGTGTATCCTTGGAACTCGTGCAACAGTATTTCCAAGAACAAAGACTGGAAATCACTGCATAGTAGATTCACATTCTTATGTTAAATTCAGTACATCTGATAACAGCATTATAACTAACAGAGGTAAATATACGGTTATAAAAAATCGTTTAATTAAGTGA
- a CDS encoding GNAT family N-acetyltransferase, whose translation MDDFDCNISLIKNEHIESIVKVHQASFPGYFLSFLGPKFLSLFYKAISSSPEGISFVYINDIGSPIGFVAGTTNPRGFYSRLLKQKWLSFALAAIPAILRKPSVFLRVLRGVLHPSGNPKGKNVAGIYSIGVLPEYQGIGAGKKLVKVFFENAKQRGCNRVFLTTDQDNNDAVNAFYLKSGFNIERQYITPEGRRMNEYWITLL comes from the coding sequence ATGGATGATTTTGATTGTAATATATCACTGATTAAAAATGAGCATATAGAGAGTATTGTTAAAGTGCATCAAGCAAGTTTCCCTGGATATTTTCTATCATTTCTAGGACCAAAATTTCTTTCACTATTTTATAAGGCTATTAGTTCTTCTCCAGAGGGAATATCATTCGTATATATAAATGATATTGGTAGCCCGATAGGGTTTGTAGCAGGCACAACTAATCCAAGAGGATTTTATTCTCGTCTTTTAAAACAAAAATGGTTATCCTTTGCCTTGGCTGCTATCCCAGCGATTTTGCGTAAACCTTCAGTCTTTTTAAGAGTTTTAAGAGGTGTACTGCATCCATCTGGCAATCCAAAAGGGAAAAATGTGGCTGGTATTTATTCTATAGGTGTATTACCTGAATATCAGGGTATAGGCGCAGGCAAAAAGCTTGTAAAAGTTTTTTTTGAGAATGCTAAACAAAGAGGTTGTAATAGAGTGTTTTTGACCACTGATCAAGATAATAACGATGCTGTTAATGCGTTTTATCTAAAGTCTGGATTTAATATTGAACGACAATATATTACCCCTGAAGGTAGGAGAATGAACGAATACTGGATAACATTATTATAA
- a CDS encoding acyl-CoA reductase, translated as MTFANKYSFAVIDAQSILNADDAQLRSLVDAFYNDAYWFAQMACSSPRMIVWLSRNRHGVQQARDIFWLLLQQRIEAGDSGLDMSDYVNKRVAVDSLALHEQVQIEQSSNNDISRVWLPKPEIHEELQCGAGLFFESVIVELEELLPLLSRKIQTISYAGISRERWRNFLTKSNVPGIDRVVPIGKALDFDYIWDGFDMPEMLMREIKVL; from the coding sequence ATGACCTTTGCAAATAAATATTCGTTTGCGGTCATCGATGCACAGAGCATCCTCAATGCAGACGATGCCCAACTGCGAAGTCTGGTCGATGCGTTCTATAACGATGCTTACTGGTTTGCGCAGATGGCCTGTTCGAGTCCGCGCATGATTGTCTGGTTGAGCCGGAATCGCCATGGCGTTCAACAAGCTCGCGATATCTTCTGGCTGTTGTTGCAACAGCGTATTGAAGCTGGAGATTCAGGTCTCGATATGAGTGATTACGTCAACAAGAGAGTCGCCGTTGATTCGTTGGCATTGCATGAGCAGGTTCAGATTGAGCAAAGTTCGAATAACGATATATCGAGAGTGTGGCTGCCAAAACCGGAAATTCATGAGGAGCTGCAATGCGGTGCCGGGTTGTTTTTCGAGTCGGTTATCGTAGAGCTTGAAGAGTTGCTGCCACTGCTTTCCCGGAAAATACAGACCATAAGCTACGCAGGCATCAGCCGTGAGCGTTGGCGGAATTTTTTAACCAAAAGCAATGTGCCTGGTATCGATAGAGTCGTTCCTATAGGTAAAGCATTAGACTTTGATTATATCTGGGATGGATTTGATATGCCTGAAATGTTGATGAGAGAAATAAAAGTTTTATAG
- a CDS encoding DegT/DnrJ/EryC1/StrS family aminotransferase produces the protein MINYLPFALPDIGEEEISEVVDSMRSGWLTTGPKTKQFEEDFATFVGDGVDAIAVNSATSGLHLALEAIGIGNDDEVIVPVYTFTATAEVVRYLGAEPVFVDIDPETFNIDPIKIEASITPKTKAIIPVHFAGCSCDMEEIINIARKHSIKVIEDAAHALPTTSNGKLIGSLQSDVTVFSFYATKTITTGEGGMIVTRNPEIARRCRVMRLHGISRDAFDRYTSTKPSWHYEVIAPGFKYNMTDLAASLGIHQLKKVQMFQEKRESMAKRYNEAFCNLPVKLPSKARSGDLHAWHLYVIRLADSVNVTRDRFIELVAERGIGCSVHFIPLHLHPYWKNRYRLEPEDFPLAYTAYQQAVSLPIYTRMSNEDQEKVIDAVREILS, from the coding sequence ATGATTAATTATTTGCCTTTTGCATTGCCTGACATAGGTGAAGAGGAAATAAGCGAAGTTGTCGATTCTATGCGTTCAGGTTGGCTTACAACTGGCCCTAAAACGAAGCAGTTCGAAGAAGATTTCGCAACATTTGTGGGCGACGGTGTTGATGCAATAGCAGTAAACTCTGCGACATCGGGTCTCCATCTTGCACTTGAGGCCATCGGAATAGGTAATGACGATGAAGTTATTGTTCCTGTATATACCTTTACAGCTACGGCTGAAGTTGTTCGCTATCTTGGTGCTGAGCCTGTATTTGTAGATATCGATCCTGAAACATTCAATATTGATCCAATAAAAATAGAAGCTTCCATAACACCAAAAACAAAGGCAATTATTCCTGTGCATTTTGCCGGATGTTCATGTGATATGGAAGAGATTATAAATATTGCCCGTAAGCATTCGATTAAGGTTATTGAAGATGCTGCTCACGCCTTGCCAACTACTTCTAACGGTAAACTGATCGGGTCATTACAAAGTGATGTTACCGTTTTTAGCTTTTATGCTACCAAAACGATAACCACTGGTGAGGGAGGGATGATTGTGACCCGAAATCCAGAAATTGCACGACGGTGTAGAGTGATGAGGTTGCATGGTATAAGTCGTGATGCATTTGATCGGTATACTTCCACGAAACCATCATGGCATTATGAAGTTATTGCACCTGGGTTTAAGTACAACATGACTGATCTTGCAGCTTCTCTAGGTATTCATCAGTTGAAAAAGGTGCAGATGTTTCAGGAAAAGCGTGAGTCTATGGCCAAGCGTTACAATGAAGCCTTTTGCAATCTACCTGTTAAGCTACCGTCAAAAGCCCGTTCAGGTGATTTGCATGCCTGGCACCTCTACGTGATACGGCTTGCCGATTCGGTAAATGTAACGCGCGATCGCTTTATTGAGCTTGTGGCCGAAAGAGGTATTGGGTGTAGTGTACATTTTATTCCGCTTCATCTGCATCCTTACTGGAAAAATCGGTATAGATTGGAGCCGGAAGATTTTCCGCTTGCATATACTGCTTACCAACAAGCAGTGAGCCTACCAATATATACCCGTATGAGTAATGAAGATCAAGAAAAAGTCATTGATGCAGTTCGGGAGATTTTGTCGTGA
- a CDS encoding acyl-CoA reductase, with the protein MWQTFSNHEDLMSSLAYVPVFAESPTLDELAGLPSLEPFGATVVNFIDAFSKSMLASQEARNYPELAALAFWLRRSSVKKLKRHALDKARIRVPRGVAFHVAPTNVDTIFIYSWFLSLLCGNSNIVRISSKPSKQVDVIIEIIGKLFEQEDFAAVRDRSLIVQYGHDAKVTVLFSSNCDVRLVWGGAIRRSMKYAKRPCLRLPSK; encoded by the coding sequence ATGTGGCAGACCTTCAGCAACCATGAAGACCTGATGAGTTCGCTTGCCTATGTTCCGGTCTTTGCTGAAAGTCCGACACTCGATGAACTTGCAGGCTTGCCATCATTGGAGCCTTTCGGCGCGACAGTTGTAAACTTCATTGATGCTTTTTCGAAATCGATGCTTGCGTCTCAGGAGGCCCGCAACTATCCGGAGCTTGCTGCGTTGGCCTTCTGGCTTCGCCGTTCCAGCGTTAAAAAATTGAAACGTCACGCCCTCGATAAAGCTCGCATCCGTGTGCCGCGCGGCGTCGCCTTTCATGTCGCTCCGACCAACGTCGATACGATCTTCATCTATTCATGGTTTCTGTCATTGTTGTGCGGGAACAGCAATATTGTCCGGATTTCATCAAAACCTTCCAAGCAGGTTGACGTCATTATCGAAATTATCGGAAAGCTCTTCGAGCAAGAGGATTTTGCGGCTGTTCGCGATCGTTCGCTGATTGTGCAGTATGGCCACGATGCAAAGGTAACCGTGCTATTTTCATCGAACTGCGATGTTCGCCTGGTGTGGGGGGGGGCGATAAGACGATCAATGAAATACGCGAAGCGCCCCTGCCTCCGACTGCCGTCGAAATGA